The window TATACTAATGGCCTATAATGTTGGAGATATTAGCGATAGCAATCAAAAAAACACTATTATTAATAACACAATAACTGCAAAATATTTAGAACGTTTAAAAACCTACCCCATTAAATACAACGTAGCATTACCTATTTTTGAATGGGGAATTCTATACAGACACGGTAAGATTATTGGTCTTATAAATCAATACAATGATCAGGATATAAAAGCAAATTTTAATTTGATTTCTGAGACGACGTATATTGCAAAAAACGAGACCTATATTGATGGCAATTTTATATACGAAGGTGACAAATTACGTATTGAAACGGTCCCCAAAAAACAACTTAAAGAACTAGCTATTCTGATAAAAGAGGCATCAGTCATAGATTATGAAACCATTTTCTATCACTTAACCTCTCCATTAATTCTAAAATTCTCTGAAGATGACATTAAAGACTTGGTTAAATAGAATATTACTTTTACTCCCTTTTATTGCACTATCCAACACCCCAAATGAAACACCCACATTTTGTGGTTGGGGAGGCTCTTGGAACGATTATTATTATCAAATAGTAGATCAATTTAGCCTAATAGAAGCAGAAAATTGGGCGTTTTTAAATTGCCCAGAAGAAACCTATTGTTATGAGCATGGCTATGACACAACATTACTAAACATTAATGAATGGCACACTTTTTTTAAAGGTAAATTTACTAAAGAGGAATTAACACAATTAATATATCATCTACCTTTAGAACAACTAAATGACCCTAAACAAGTCGAGCAGAAAAACAAATCCATTTATAGCAAAATCAGTCAATCTAGCTATTCGTTTTTTAAAGACTATTTAATACTAGCCAAAAAAACTGCAAAAACTCAAAGCGACAGGAACTCAGGAGATGATTGGTATCAAGGCGAAGATCAAGAAAAAACAGATAAAGATCAATTATTAACTGACACTTATAGACTTATAAATAAAGCGCCTAATCAATTTTACAAAAATCGCTTGGGCTACCAAGTTGTTAAACTATTACACTACAAACAAGACAACCAAAAAGCTATTAACGCGTTTAAAACCATAATTAAATACACCAAAGCATCGGATTATATTTACTATCGCGCTTTAGAGCAGGTTGCTGGCGCTTATTTTAATATTAATGATGAAGTTACTGCCGCCCATTACTACCTTAAGGTCTACGATAATTTACCGGACAGACGCAATAATTGCGCGTTAAGCCTTCGTTATTTAGATTGGGCTAGCTTAGAACAAAACCAAGCATTTACACAAAATACAGCGTATCAAGATGCAAAACATTTTTTTAAAGCTTTTCACGGTCGCGGTAATATTATTGTAGAAACAGAAAACATAGCAGACATCAATGTCAATTCTCCTTATTTAAAAATTTTGGCAGTGAGACAGATGGATCAAATCCAATCAAGTCTCTTTAGACATAACAATTCTCGTTATTATTCTGATCATGACGACGAATCTATGTACGCCATGTCAAAATACAAAATCGTATGTCAAGATATATTAAACAACCCAAACCTTAAAAACCCTTCCTTATGGCAACTTGTTATGACTATGCAAAACTTGCAACTTGGATTGTTTGATGATGCACAAAACAACCTAAATTCAATAACACAATCAGCGTATTTAATTCATAAAAAAAGATTACAATTAACTTTAGACCATTTAAAAATTACAACGATAGATAGACCAAGAATAAACACCTTGTTTAGCCGTATAAATAATGATCCCGATTTAAATACACACGGACCAACAGTTGCCGCTTTTTTTAACCACATAAGCGCAGTATATGAAAAAAGCAATCCCATTTTAAGCGCTATTACAGCTATTAATTATGACTCCGGAATCTCAAAACAAACCTTCGATTGGAGTCTTATAGGTTCTAATTACGCCTATAATTACGCGTTTGAATCTGTATACCCTTATATTAATTTAGAGGCTATTAATGCGTTTGATGCTTTTTTAGACTTAACCACACCAACAGCGTTTGAAAAAACAATTCTAAATAGACTAAATCCACCAGCAAAAGATTTTGTTCACGATTTACGTGGCACTTGGTTTTTAGCAAATAACCAATTAGACCTTGCTCTTAATGCGTTTAAAAAAGTCGAACTACCACAACTATTTTGGGAAGAAGACATTAGACCAGAAATTTTCTCTGGGTCCATTAAAGAATGGATGGATGTAAGTTTTAATGCTATTTCTGATAAATTTCATTTAAAATATTTATCCAAAATTACCGCCTCGACAAGCAATCTAAAGTCCGACGAAAACTATAAAGACAATAAAATAAAATTAACGTCTACACTTATTAAACTAAATACATTAGCAAAAACAGAAACCGCAAACACAGCCGACTATTACTATATGATTGGTAACGCTTGGTACAACATGAGTGCTAATGGTTGGTTTGTAAATAACTTATTTTATATTGACAACAATAATAGAAATGATTTACTAGCAAAATATCAATACGACAACGAAGACGAGAACTCACAAAACACAATAGAAGCCATAGACATAAAACAAACCGCCACTAACTATTTTCAAAAAGGGCTTACTGCTTCTGGAACTAAAGAAACTAAAGCAAAATTACTTTTTATGTTAGCAAAAGCAAACAGCTGCCAAGAGTCCTTCTATGATAACGATAAAAATGAATACTTTATAACGCTATGTAATCGTCATAAGAGTTATTTTGAAACGTTAAAAAAAGAGTATTCTGACACCCAGTTTTATCAAGAAATTTTAAAAGAATGTAGTTGGTTTTAATAAACTTAAATAAGATAAATAGCAAAACAAATATACCAATGCATGATTTAACTTTTACAACAATTTAATACTGAATGGTAATACTAAAAATAAAAAAAAGGCTGTATTAAGCCCGCAAAAACGAACATTAATACAACCTTCTTTACCAATTAAACATACTTACTACTCCATATAAGTAAAAGTAGTAGAAACAACACTAATACTAGCATCTTCTAAATCTGTAGAAGTTACAGTACCTGTAGAAGGGTAATTTTCAGAATCATAAACATAATCTGTAACAATTTCAAAGATTGGCGTTAAATCTGGATCTTTATAGGTGATTTTTTTGATGTTATTTGTTGGCAAAAGCATTCTTGCTTGTACAATTTCTGGCGCTTCCATAAGCATACTAAAGTTTAACTCTACATTATCTAATACAGCTATAATTCCGGCTGCTTCTAATGTATAAAAAAATGGGTTTGGCGCATCGTCATATTCAATTTCAGCATAGTATTCTAACAATGTTGATGTATTCGTTGAAGAATCATAATATTCTTCAAAAAATTTAATAGTTATAGGGTTCATGTTACTATCGTATTCCATTACTTCCCCAGTTTCAAAAGCATCATATGGAGACTCATATAATTCTTCTACATTTAAAGCATCACCACCTCCAGTAACGTTGGTTAAATTATCATTACTGTAAACCAATACACTTGTTTCATTTCCATCTGTAACACTAGACACTCGGTTGTTTGCGTCGTAATTAATAGTTACTGATGCATTATCCTCACCATCTTCGGCAGATATAACATATAAATTTGTAATCAATTTAACTGCTGCATCTTCATTAGCTGCATTAAATTCCTCCGTTGTAGAATCGTCACTACAACCAGTAAAAAGGGCTAAAACGGTAAGTAATGTAATTTGTAATTTTAGTTTCATGAATAAATTATTGATTAAATTAATTTTTAAATATGCGCTAATATAAAAAAATATCTAAGTTTTTATTGAACCATCAACTTTATTTCACTTCTATATTTAGAAGCACTTTTACCAACCACCTCATTAAATACTTTATTAAAATGAGAGAAGTTATTAAATCCACATTCAAAACAAATATCAGTAATACTACTTTGGCTTTCTGTTAGTAACTTGGTAGCATAAAATATGCGGTACTCATTTACAAACTGCGTAAAGGTTTTACTCGTTATCTTTTTAAAATAGCGACAAAACGCAGGTACAGTCATACTAACTAAGTCAGAAATTTGATCTAAAGTGATGTGATTTTGAAAATTCTTGTTGACATACTTATAAATCTTATCAATTTTGTCTGTGTCTTGTGGCTGGGTTTCGAACACATAACCGTTTTGGTTAAGTATTGTATAATCATCAGTCAGCGCAAGTAACTCTAATATTTCAAGTAATTTAGTAATTCGCTTTATACCTTCATATTTAGGTAATCTCTCAATCTTAGGGCCCACTATCTTTTTTATCTCTTGTTTGTACAATATACCGTTTTTCGCGCGCTCTAATAATTGAAGTATATTTTTCATTTCCGGTAAACCGGTTAATGAATCACCTAAAAAATCAGGATGAAATTGTACTAATGTTTCCTTCCCTTTAGAAGTTAATCGATCTGTAAAACCATTATGTGGCAAATTAGATCCTATTAAGATTAATTGACTATTATTAAAGTAAGACAAATGGTTTCCAATATGTCGACGTCCTTTCCCTTTATTAACATACACCATTTCCAATTCTGGATGAAAGTGCCAAAAGGCCTCACTACGTTTACGTTTTTTAGTTTTCTGAACTGCAATTATTGAGCTCCCAAACGTGGGGGTAATCTTTTTTAATGTAGGCTTTATATTCAATTTTTAAAACTTTTTACAAAATTACAACATATCCATGTTAAGTTGTATGCTAATTTAGCACTATTATATGTTATTTTAACCTATAACGTTTTCGTAAAACCTTATTCTGTTAATATAGCACATAAAGATGCCAATTCTCTTGTTATTAGAACCCCTCTTCTATTCTAACTTTGCACACATAATCATTAAAACGATTTATTATGAAAAAATTTATGAAACACATTTTAGCTTTAGCAATCGTATTTGCTACGCTAAGCAGTAACGCAACAGAGCACACTTTTTTAAATAATGAAGAAGACGGAAAAACAATATTAAAGTTTGGTAAAGTTAATCAAGGAGACCAACTGACAGTAAAAGATGCTTTTGGACTAATTCTTTATAAAGAAGCCATTATAGAAAATGGTCAATACAATAAGTCTTTTGACCTAACCGCTTTGCCTAATGGAAACTATATCTTTGAATTAGATAAACAAAATCAAATCAGAGTATACCCATTTACAGTTGACATAAATGTAGTCACGTTTAATAAAGAAAAAGTTTCTGTTCTTAACAAGCCGAAAGTAACTAGTAATAATAACAATATCTACATTACTGCTCAGAACCCCGAACAAGTAAATTATACGATCGAAATTTTTTACGACAGTGTTGAAAACACAAATGAAAAAATTTATTCTGGCACGTTTAAAAACACAACTACTATGGGAAAAAAGTTTAGACTTTTAGAAGACAAAGACGAAGCCTACAAAGTGGTTGTAACAGCAAATGGAAGATCATTTACTTCGACAATTAACTTTTAAGCAACCAAGTTGTACAAAACAAAAAAAAGACGCCATACGGCGTCTTTTTTTTGTTTAAAATTCAATTAGTAGATCCTATACTTTAATCTAAAACAGGACTTACAGTGTATCCAGCTTTTTTAAGCAAACTAATAACACCTTGATCACCTCCTAAATGCCCTGCTCCAACAGCATAAAATACAGATGTGTCTTTAGAATATTCTCCAAACTTAGGGATCCAATTATTGTTTCTATCGTCTAAAAATAATTTCATCGCCTCTAAATCACCTTCCATATAGTCATCCATATAATCGAACATACCATCAATATCTTCCGCTAAGTATAATCCCAAAAGTTTTTGATAAGCATCTGCCGTTTTATCTGGATCTTCAATCATTTCAATAAACTTATCTAACTGCTCATCATAAGGTTCGTTTTCAAAAATGCTAACTTGATCTGCAAAAGTTTCCAAACCTTCCATTTCTTTACTTGCATCTTTCGTCATTTGCATAAAAGTCAATTCAAAACTTGCTGATTTTTCTTCCATAGACGCCGTCATGATTACAGACATTAACATAAAAGGCTTAAACTTATTATAGTTAACCATACCAACACCTGTTTTATCTTTTAAGTAAGTATCCAACAAGGCATATTCATTTTCATCTAAATATGACTTAAGCTCTTCCCCCTCTTTCAAAAAAGCATTACTCATAACTTCTGCACCAAAACCGACATCAGCCATATCAATCTCTAAAGCAACCTTATCACACGCATCAAATGCGTTTTTCACTTTATCCTTCAACACAAAGTCTTTTTCTGGCAACAAATGTAATGTTCCAAAAAGATAAGAAGTTTTAATACTATCACCCTCAATTTTCCAAAGGTTAGTTTTAGCATTATTTTGTCCTTGCAAATTAAAAACAGCAACTACTGTTAATAAAATGGAGGCGATTAATTGTTTTGTAGTTTTCATAAGTATTTGATTTATAGTATTAGTATTTAAATGAAGATAGTTGTTACAATATCTATCAATTGTTTCACGAGTGTTATCATTTGGTTTTTGATTTTAGAAATAAACATCATGTATTAAATAAATTGCTATTCCTGCAACTAAGCCAATGCAAAATTTAATAATGCCTATTTTATTGTTTGTTTTAGATCTCATATTTAATTTGATTAAGATTACATCGAAACTGACATTTGTGCTATTTGTTTCTCAAGGCAAAGTACCATCAAATAAAAACACAAAACAAGAGGAACAACCCCAATTTTAGAAAATTAGGGCTCAAAAAACAAACTACAAACCACTAAAAAACAACATCATAAACACTAATCAACCTTGTTATTATATCAAAAAAAGCCTAGCCCTAAATTTATAAATATAGGGCAAAAACTAAACTATAGCATTGAGCTGCTTGATATAAAAAGAAGGATTTAAACCTGTATGTTTTTTGAAATATTTTGTAAAAGAATCTGCACTTTTATACCCTAATTCTTCAGCAATTGACTGAATAGAATAGTGCCTAAATTGAGAGTCATTTTTTAATCTAACAACCGCATAATTTATACGCAAATCGTTAATATAAGTATTAAAGTTTTTTTGAAAATGAGAATTAACAACCTTTGATAGATATGACGTATTAGTCTTTATTTTTTTAGCCACATTATAAGAATTACAATCTTGTTGTAAAAAATAATCTTGTTCCTCCAATTTTTGCAACCCTTGTAAAATTTGTTGCTTAATGACCTCATTAACGTCATTAGCATTACCATTCCTTTCAAAAACAGAGTCCTTTGTATCTACTATATTAGCTTTTACTGAAGCCACATTTACCTTGGCAAGTAACTCTTGAAACTTCAATTCATTTTTATTTTTGATTTTGTAAAATCTAAGTAACATAAATAACAGAACCAATATCACCAAAGTTGCCCCAAATGCTAAATACTTCAAATAGCTCTCTTGTGTTTCTTTTTCGGATTGAATAGCGTTTAATTCTGTTTTAAATGCCTTTACTTCTTGCGATTTCACTCTAGCAGCTACAGTATCTTTAATCTTACCATAATCCTCGTTTGCGTTAACAAACTTCTCAAAATAAAAATTTGACTTTTTAACATCTCCTTGATGCTTATAAGCTAATGCTAAAAGCTTAAGATAACTAGTAGCAAAAGCCTCTTGGCCTTCTAGACTAAAACCCTCCAATCCTTTATTCAAGACCTCAACAGCCTTATCGTATGCCTTTAGTTCTAAATATATTTTTCCATATTCTGAACCTAAAAAAAAGGCGTCAATTGATTTTGGATTAAAACAATGCGCCTTAAACTGCTCTAAAGACTCCTTTGCTTTATCAAAAGACCTTTCAAGCACAAAAATCTCTGCTCTTTGTCTTATAATTATTTTAACAAAGCAACTATCTTCGACCATTCTCATCTCAAATGCTTTGTCATTATAGACTCTAGCTGAATCCTTTTGCTTCGCAAAGAGAAAAGTTCTTGTAAGCAACTCAAGAGATCGTAATTCCATCTTTTGTTTAGAACTAACCAAAACGGTGTCGCGAATAGCTTTTTCACTATATAACAATGCAATAGCTTCCTTTTGCAGCCTAATAGACTCCTTTAGCTTTCCTGTAAAATAATTTAAATAACCAATCTGCTTTAAATTAAGATGTTTATAAACAATATCATCTTGTCTTTTGGCTAATTCAAATGACTTATAATAAGTTTCAATAGCCTTTCCGAATAAGCCTTGATAAAAATAATTGTCGGCATGTAAAAAATAAGCCTCCATCAACTGTTTATCGAAACCTTTTTTTGCTGCCAAATCAGCAAGTTGGACCTCCTGAGATTCAAAATAATTAAATTTTCTTCCCTGAATACAAGTTAATATATATAAACTTAAGGCCTTAAATCTTTCAAGATCATCACCATCTTTACTGGTTTTATTCAAGTAATACTGACCTACCTCTAGCCCTTTATCAATATCTTCAAATCCTGTTTTTTGCATTAATTGAAACAATTCTTGATTCGTTTTATTAGACAACGTATCTTGACTTTGCGCAAACCCACACGCACTAATTAAAGAAAACAAGAAATATAAAATAGAATTTCGCATTATATATAGTAAAACGTGAATATAAAAAAACCTCACAACATTTACTATTGTGAGGTTTTTTTTATATTTTATTATTGTTATTACTTCCCAGGAAATGCTGCTTTACGCTTTTCTAAAAACGCAGTGGTCCCTTCTTTAAAATCTTCTGTTCCAAAACACGCACCAAATTGTTCGATTTCAACCTCAAACCCATTAACTCCATCATTATAATTAGCGTTTATAGCCTGAATAGCTTTCCCTATTGCCACTGTTGAGTTCCTCATGATTTTACTAGCAATTTTCTCTGCTAAAGGTAATAACTCATCTTGTGTTACCACGTGATTTACTAGACCATAGCTTAACGCTGTAGGAGCATCTATCATTCCTGCTGTCATCACCATTTCCATAGCGCGTCCTTTACCCACTAATTGCGGTAAACGCTGCGTACCACCATAACCTGGTATAACACCTAAGCTAACTTCTGGTAATCCCATTTTAGCATTATCACTGGCTACTCTAAAATGTGCAGCCATAGCCAATTCTAAACCTCCGCCAAGCGCAAAACCGTTAACAGCAGCGATTACTGGAGTACTTAGATTTTGAACAAAATCGAATAAAATTTCTTGTCCTTTTGCTGCTAACTTCCCTCCATTTTCAACACTAAAATTAGCAAATTCGCTAATATCCGCTCCTGCGACAAAAGCCTTTTCGCCACTACCAGTAATGATAATTACTTTAGTATCTACAGCCTTATTAGCCGCATCAAACGCATGATGCAATTCTTCTATTGTTACTTTGTTTAAAGCATTTAATTTTGACGGTCTATTAATAGTAATAGTAGTTATTCCGTTTTGTGTACTTGTAAGTATGTTTTCGAAATTCATAATTAATGTTATTTATTATTTCCGCGAAAGCGAAACCTGTTTATTTTTTTATTCTTTAGGAAACGTCACTGTAAATGTGGTTCCTACATCTTTTTGAGTAACAAAGGTAATTGTTCCTTGATATGTTTCTACTATATTTCTCACCATTGCTAACCCAAGCCCCATGCCACTAGATTTTGTTGTAAACTTCGGCTCGAAGACTTTAGCTCTATTTTCTTCAGAAATCCCATTTCCATTATCCGAAATAGTCAATACCACACTACCATTATTATCAAAAACACTCACTAAAATTTCTGGCGTTTTATGATCAGGAATCGCTTGAATACCATTTTTAACCAAGTTTGTAATTACTCTAATTAATTGTGTTCGATCAAATTTGGCCATAATCTCGTCTTTTTCAGGACGAAACTGGATATAATTTTCATTAAATATATCTAAAGCTAAATCTACCACTTTAACCACATTTAAAATTTCGTTTTGCTGCGCAGGCATTTTGGCGAAATTTGAAAAAGCACCAGCAATAGCACTCAACGTGTCTATTTGCTGAATAAGCGTTTTACTATACTCGTCTAATTTCTGAATAATCTCTGGATCTTCAGGGTTAAACTTACGTTGAAAGCTTTGCACTGTTAATCGCATTGGTGTTAATGGATTTTTGATCTCGTGCGCAACTTGTTT is drawn from Psychroserpens sp. NJDZ02 and contains these coding sequences:
- a CDS encoding TraB/GumN family protein — its product is MKTTKQLIASILLTVVAVFNLQGQNNAKTNLWKIEGDSIKTSYLFGTLHLLPEKDFVLKDKVKNAFDACDKVALEIDMADVGFGAEVMSNAFLKEGEELKSYLDENEYALLDTYLKDKTGVGMVNYNKFKPFMLMSVIMTASMEEKSASFELTFMQMTKDASKEMEGLETFADQVSIFENEPYDEQLDKFIEMIEDPDKTADAYQKLLGLYLAEDIDGMFDYMDDYMEGDLEAMKLFLDDRNNNWIPKFGEYSKDTSVFYAVGAGHLGGDQGVISLLKKAGYTVSPVLD
- a CDS encoding enoyl-CoA hydratase/isomerase family protein codes for the protein MNFENILTSTQNGITTITINRPSKLNALNKVTIEELHHAFDAANKAVDTKVIIITGSGEKAFVAGADISEFANFSVENGGKLAAKGQEILFDFVQNLSTPVIAAVNGFALGGGLELAMAAHFRVASDNAKMGLPEVSLGVIPGYGGTQRLPQLVGKGRAMEMVMTAGMIDAPTALSYGLVNHVVTQDELLPLAEKIASKIMRNSTVAIGKAIQAINANYNDGVNGFEVEIEQFGACFGTEDFKEGTTAFLEKRKAAFPGK
- a CDS encoding AraC family transcriptional regulator; translated protein: MNIKPTLKKITPTFGSSIIAVQKTKKRKRSEAFWHFHPELEMVYVNKGKGRRHIGNHLSYFNNSQLILIGSNLPHNGFTDRLTSKGKETLVQFHPDFLGDSLTGLPEMKNILQLLERAKNGILYKQEIKKIVGPKIERLPKYEGIKRITKLLEILELLALTDDYTILNQNGYVFETQPQDTDKIDKIYKYVNKNFQNHITLDQISDLVSMTVPAFCRYFKKITSKTFTQFVNEYRIFYATKLLTESQSSITDICFECGFNNFSHFNKVFNEVVGKSASKYRSEIKLMVQ
- a CDS encoding AraC family transcriptional regulator, whose product is MRNSILYFLFSLISACGFAQSQDTLSNKTNQELFQLMQKTGFEDIDKGLEVGQYYLNKTSKDGDDLERFKALSLYILTCIQGRKFNYFESQEVQLADLAAKKGFDKQLMEAYFLHADNYFYQGLFGKAIETYYKSFELAKRQDDIVYKHLNLKQIGYLNYFTGKLKESIRLQKEAIALLYSEKAIRDTVLVSSKQKMELRSLELLTRTFLFAKQKDSARVYNDKAFEMRMVEDSCFVKIIIRQRAEIFVLERSFDKAKESLEQFKAHCFNPKSIDAFFLGSEYGKIYLELKAYDKAVEVLNKGLEGFSLEGQEAFATSYLKLLALAYKHQGDVKKSNFYFEKFVNANEDYGKIKDTVAARVKSQEVKAFKTELNAIQSEKETQESYLKYLAFGATLVILVLLFMLLRFYKIKNKNELKFQELLAKVNVASVKANIVDTKDSVFERNGNANDVNEVIKQQILQGLQKLEEQDYFLQQDCNSYNVAKKIKTNTSYLSKVVNSHFQKNFNTYINDLRINYAVVRLKNDSQFRHYSIQSIAEELGYKSADSFTKYFKKHTGLNPSFYIKQLNAIV